The Nocardia sp. NBC_01503 sequence TCACGCTTCTGCAGGAACGAGTCGCGGCCCTCGACGGCCTCATCGGTCATATAGGCGAGGCGGGTGGCCTCACCCGCGAAGAGCTGCTGACCGACCAGTCCGTCATCGCTGAGGTTGAACGCGTACTTGAGCATGCGGATCGCCTGCGGCGACTTGCCGAGAATCTCGGCGGTCCATTCCAGGGCCACATTCTCCAGCTCGTCGTGATCAACGACCGCGTTGACCGCTCCCATGACATGCATCTCCTCGGCGGTGTACGGCCGCCCCAGGAAGAAGATCTCGCGAGCCCGCTTCTGCCCCACCATCTTCGCCAGGTAGGCGCTGCCGTAGCCGCCGTCGAACGAGCCCACATCGGCATCGGTCTGCTTGAACTTGGCATGCTCACGGCTGGCCAGGGTCAGATCACAGGTGACGTGCAGGCTGTGCCCGCCACCGGCCGCCCACCCGTTCACCAGTGCGATGACGACCTTCGGCATGAACCGAATGAGCCGCTGCACCTCGAGAATGTGCAGCCGGCCCGCCCGCGCCGGATCGACGGTGTCCGCGGTCTCACCCTCGGCGTACTGGTACCCGCTGCGCCCGCGAATCCGCTGATCGCCACCGGAGCAGAACGCCCAGCCGCCATCCTTGGGACTCGGCCCGTTCCCGGTGAGCAGCACCGCCCCCACATCGGAGGTCATCCGCGCATGGTCGAGTGTCCGATACAGCTCGTCAACGGTATGCGGCCGAAAGGCATTACGAACTTCGGGACGGTCGAACGCGATTCGAACAGTCCCCTGCTCGACATGCCGGTGATACGTGATGTCGGTGAGGTCTTCGAATCCAGGGACAGGTTTCCACAGCGCTTCATTGAAGGTCACACGCTTGAACATAGCCGGGCCGGTAATGCGTAACGCAAGGTGACGACTGATTTCGCACCGCCGGGGGTACCTCCCGGGGTACGCCCGAAACTCGCTGGGTACGTAGCCGTGAGCGCGGTGCGCGACCGCTGGACGTCCCCAAGCGGTCGCTTGAAGTCTCGGAGAGGCGGGACGGCGGCGGGACTGCGGCGGTACCTGCTGGTCGGGCGACCGGGTTAACAACGCGGAATCGAAAGGGTGCCAACTGATTGCGGAGGCTTTACAGTGCAGTTGCTGCCTAGGCAGTCGTAGGGCGTCTGCATCGTGTGCAGGGGGACAGCGGTGCGTATAGTTCCATGCGCTCGTTCATCGAAAAACTATCCGGAGGAACCTGAAAGTGGTTGCAGCACTGTCTGAATCCCTGCTCGATGACGCCAAGCGTCCGGCCTTCCTGGCCGACGCCAAAGAGGTTCTGGATGCTGAGGTGTCGGACAAGGGCGGCGCGTCGGGCCTCGCCGTGAAGGGCGGCTACGCCGCGGTGAAGAAGGTCAGCCCCACCATCGTCGGTGATGCGCTGGAGTCCTTCATCCCGAAGTTCGTGGCGTCGCTCGAGCCGTTCTGGTCCGAGTACCAGGCGTCCGGCGCCGGCTCGTTCGCCGACCTGCTGATCGCCAAGCAGGACGAGGTCTCCGAGGCGCTGCTCTCGGTCACCGACGAGCGCGCCTCCGCGTCCTCGCGTCCCGCGCTGACCAAGGTCTACAACTCCATGCGGTCTTCGGCGAAGAAGCATGTGGCCGAGGCGCTTCCGCGCGTCGGTGCGCTTGTGCAGCGTCACGCTGGTTGATCAAATGACCGGCTCGCGGCCCATAAGGGCCGCGAGCCGTGGTTTTTGGCCTCCGCTTCGCTACGGCGGGTTCGTGGCCCTGTGAGCTCGGTTCTTCACTCGCTCCGGGCACTCCTTCGTCGCACCCTCCGGTCGCTCCAGAACCGAGCCGGGCCACGAACGGGCTGGATTCAGCCCGCGGCCTTGCCGACTCGCCAGTAGCCGGTGAAGGTGATGTCCGCCTTGGGAATTTCGCGGTCCTGTGCCAGGTGCCGCCGCACCCCGGCCGCGAG is a genomic window containing:
- a CDS encoding 1,4-dihydroxy-2-naphthoyl-CoA synthase → MTFNEALWKPVPGFEDLTDITYHRHVEQGTVRIAFDRPEVRNAFRPHTVDELYRTLDHARMTSDVGAVLLTGNGPSPKDGGWAFCSGGDQRIRGRSGYQYAEGETADTVDPARAGRLHILEVQRLIRFMPKVVIALVNGWAAGGGHSLHVTCDLTLASREHAKFKQTDADVGSFDGGYGSAYLAKMVGQKRAREIFFLGRPYTAEEMHVMGAVNAVVDHDELENVALEWTAEILGKSPQAIRMLKYAFNLSDDGLVGQQLFAGEATRLAYMTDEAVEGRDSFLQKRDPDWSPYPYYF
- a CDS encoding DUF6918 family protein — translated: MVAALSESLLDDAKRPAFLADAKEVLDAEVSDKGGASGLAVKGGYAAVKKVSPTIVGDALESFIPKFVASLEPFWSEYQASGAGSFADLLIAKQDEVSEALLSVTDERASASSRPALTKVYNSMRSSAKKHVAEALPRVGALVQRHAG